The DNA window TTTAAGTAAAGGTAAAACAGTCTTAAAGGTTTGTTTGATCATTCACAGGTTACGGTTACTACTTTTTCCACATGTCTTTTAATCTCTGGCTTTCCTTCATCAGCCATTATGTGTGGAAAAAGTTGGGGTCGGATGGTTTTCATGATAAGGGTGATCGTCAAAGCCTTATAAAGTACAACGCATTCGTTTGGGGAGCTACGAGTATTCTAACTGGAGTAATATTTTTGATGAACACGTTTTGGGAGAAGGATCAGGATCCCCATGTGTTCAATAAAATGCCTTTAGTTGGCATTACTGGATGCTTCGTTCGAAGTGAGTTTTAACTTATGCGTATCTTAAGATGGCACTctatttaattaactttttacAATCACAGTTGACATCTCATCAGCATGGATATATTTCTATGGTCCGTTAGGGATCCTCGGttcttttaatataatattgttCATCCTGACGGTCGTCAAAATTTTGACAGTGAAGAGGCAACTGAATAAGTTCTCATGCTTGGGGAAGAGAACGGCCACTTGTCTGCAATTTGACATTAAGACGTAAGctctatttatttaaaattttagtaaACTAGATTTGAGATATGAGATTTGCCACAACAGCTTCTTAGTGTATCTGCGCCTCTGGGCCTTAATGGATGTGTCGAGAATCCTGCATACACAGATCTACTTCCTGCAGATTCGAggtttttcccatttcatCTTCAGGGCAGTCGAATACTTCCATTCGAGTTTTGGAATTATCATTTTCGTGCTGCTTGTTCTTAAGCAAAGCACCATTAGGTTGCTTTTGGAAAGGTAAGTCTTTTGTATAATATACCAGTTTATGActtatcaattttatttcatagcTGAATTCAAGGGAGTAGTAAGCAGTAGGAACAATATTCATAAAGGACATTTGTAATACATTGTACGATACGATTTACCGCAGCTTTGTATGAAAATATGCTGTCTATTATTACTATGTattgaaatgaatttttttttcaaaaaattattaaaatgtccaCCTCATATGAAAAAAAACTAAGCTGGTGTCTTACCTTAAATCCGATTGGTCTAGCTACATCATAGGCGTTAGGAGCGACCGACGGAAGGTTTTTGGTATAGCTATCCCGACAAAAAGTTCCACTCGAGTCCCTGCGGATTTTCCTGAGGAAACCGACCGTCGGCCAAACTGGCGGATTGACCACATACTCGAAACCTGAAAAGGGAAATCCTGAGATATTAGCGGCACTTAAAACCTGGAGGGTCCACCTAGATCATTGCATCGGGCCACGACGAGTCTCGTTTCGGAGCGCTGCCGACGCAGTTGTTCGCGCTCCTGGGCATTTAGCCTGTGGGCACGCATCTTGAATGAAAGTCGGAGTAAGACTGGAAGTTTTACCGAAACTGGCGGACTGTCGAGCCGTGACAGCCACCGCAGCACACGCATCGGAGCACGCACGGAGCGCCCTAATGGAATTCGCGCATATCCCGCCCCATCGATGATGATATAAAATCAATACGTCCAAACCGTCGACGGTTCGCCGCGGAATCAGTATACGATGTTTGATTTCATTTGGCACACGTCTAGACGACTTTCCTCGCTTCatattttttcaatgtttCCATTTTTCTATTCTAGTTCGCTGTtgctgactgactgactcCCCGAATTGGGCCAATTTTGTTCGGTTTTAATAGCTCCGGGGAAGGAGAAAAAAGGGCATAAAGTGGTTTGTCATTGGTGTCGATAACAACAGTGGGGGAAAATTGATTTACGGTGCGATCTggttttttggaaaataattgaGGAACTGAGTCTTTCTATTTTTATGCTGTACGCAAAGTTATGACAGTAAAGGAAACGGATAAATAACTAGAACCCTTTTGAAAACGTATGGATGTTTTAACTTTACATATGGTGTATATACGAACAGTTTACTTTAGGCATTTAGATTCCCTAAAATACATGGTATCCACTCACCCTCCATCCCGAAACCCTCAAAGAAACAGAGCTAGCTGCCAATGTGTAACAATAGTAATTTGGTCTCAAGTCAGCCTTACAGCAACAATTTGGTAGACTGAACCGTCGTCGACTACTGATCGGAATACAAAATCAAGTGCCTTTTCTGAACTGTAAGTGCTCGCCatagtttcaaaatttttccGAAATACCTGACCAAACATTGAGatacaaatttaaacaagcaTATCCTTGGGATACGTACACGCAAGGTTTGGAAGTCAGGCAATGCTCTCCCACAATTTCCGAGCGGTTTCGCCGCCGGCTTCCTGAGCTGGCTGAAGCGACAGAATGACTGCATGCCCATTAATGCCAGTTAACCCCGACGTTGTCATCAGCGTCAGCTGCAGCCACCACTTGGCTCGGGCTTGGCTTGGGGTTTTTTGGCCAGAACCTTTAGGTCCTCTCCCCCTTTTGCAATTTCCCACTTTTCCACCTGCCGCATGGCGCCCACGCACATGAATGCTAATGCAGGCAGCGGCAGCACGCGCAAATGCACAACCGCATCGCAACCACAGGAGGATCCCAGGCAGACATCCAACCGGATGGGGACAGTGGGTCAGTTTGATTTTGGAAAGACTTTCCGAGACcgtaaataaaagttatatgTGATTGTTATTATAAGCTCAATTGTACTATGTTGTCAAGCGTTAATGTAGTATTAGTTGTTCACTTTCTTTACGTTTGAAATACAGCACCGCAGTAGGGCTTTTAAAACACAAACCACAAGTACTTCTTATATATGTAGTGTTCCTGCTATTCATATTATAGAGTGGAATCTAGCAGtcttattattgttattgattttaacataaacaagaaaggaagttagcttcagGAAAAATAAGTTTGAATACCCGGGcatagtaacaccatgttaaatttttaaggcttgttgctagcttcaatgatatcaaaaaaattatttttaacaattatttttttattactaaGACCgtttttttaaagctatatGTTGGATTCATCcgaattttattacatttaattcgaaatgcttaaaaaatacaaaaaatatattcccaatagtataagataatatgtcgaaaaaacccaaagctataatattttgtaatcaaTTTTTTCGAACGTCTATGGCACTAAGATGATATAGTCTAACTTATTAAAACATCATTTACCCAAGCGTAGGAGACTATATGTTACAAaagttataagatatagttgtccgatccatttccttgtataaatatttccttttccctttatattttagaatttataataatttatattgtgAATATTT is part of the Drosophila biarmipes strain raj3 chromosome 2R, RU_DBia_V1.1, whole genome shotgun sequence genome and encodes:
- the LOC108026579 gene encoding uncharacterized protein LOC108026579 isoform X3: MRAHRLNAQEREQLRRQRSETRLVVARCNDLGFEYVVNPPVWPTVGFLRKIRRDSSGTFCRDSYTKNLPSVAPNAYDVARPIGFKYPSKAGFSALASKVPRLPPYRELGYPPIGSYATDFPGTQYYFTFNKQIVREQKWVTPG